In Paenibacillus larvae subsp. larvae, the following proteins share a genomic window:
- a CDS encoding NAD(P)H-quinone oxidoreductase, which yields MKAICFDQAGGPEVLYVGEVQEPELKEGELLIEVKAAALNRADLAQRRGLYPPVPGESEILGLEIAGKVTRTGTGVKGWSPGDRVCALLPGGGYAERVAIPAGMAMRLPEKMTFQEAAALPEAFLTAYLNLVWLGGMKAGHNVFVPAGASGVGTAAIQIIRASGANAYVSAGSEEKLALCSELGALAGWNYREGGSFADWLRRETGGRGVDLVLDLVGAPNMAGYVEALAEDGAILLVGLVGGSKVKELDLNPLLMKRLKIMGSTLRKRTKDEKIALTKQFWTWAYPLFTENRMKPVIDSTFPWKKAAEAHAYMESNQNKGKIVLDFSR from the coding sequence ATGAAAGCAATTTGTTTTGATCAGGCGGGAGGGCCTGAAGTTCTGTATGTAGGGGAAGTTCAGGAGCCGGAGCTTAAGGAAGGAGAACTGCTTATTGAAGTGAAGGCCGCCGCGCTTAACCGCGCCGATCTGGCTCAACGCAGAGGATTGTACCCGCCCGTTCCGGGGGAATCGGAGATTCTTGGCCTGGAGATTGCCGGGAAAGTAACCCGCACAGGTACCGGCGTGAAGGGATGGAGCCCGGGTGACCGTGTATGTGCCCTGCTGCCGGGCGGCGGCTACGCCGAAAGGGTGGCCATTCCCGCAGGAATGGCTATGAGGCTTCCGGAGAAGATGACATTCCAGGAAGCGGCTGCTTTGCCGGAAGCCTTTCTCACCGCCTACCTGAACCTCGTCTGGTTAGGCGGCATGAAAGCCGGGCACAATGTCTTTGTGCCCGCGGGAGCCAGCGGCGTAGGCACTGCCGCTATCCAGATCATTCGCGCTTCCGGGGCGAATGCCTATGTTTCCGCCGGCTCGGAGGAGAAGCTCGCGCTGTGCAGCGAGTTGGGGGCGCTGGCCGGCTGGAATTACCGGGAAGGCGGCTCCTTCGCGGATTGGCTGCGCCGCGAGACAGGCGGCCGCGGCGTAGACTTGGTGCTCGATCTCGTTGGAGCACCGAATATGGCCGGCTATGTGGAAGCATTAGCCGAGGACGGTGCCATCCTTTTGGTCGGTCTGGTAGGAGGATCTAAAGTGAAGGAACTGGATTTGAACCCGTTATTGATGAAACGGCTGAAGATTATGGGTTCCACTCTCCGAAAACGGACCAAGGATGAAAAAATCGCCTTGACCAAGCAGTTCTGGACATGGGCCTATCCATTATTCACGGAAAACAGAATGAAGCCGGTTATCGATTCAACATTTCCGTGGAAAAAAGCAGCCGAAGCACATGCTTATATGGAAAGCAACCAAAACAAAGGGAAGATAGTCCTGGATTTTTCCCGGTAA
- a CDS encoding divergent polysaccharide deacetylase family protein: MKQIAFRSFFLFSFLVFFSLILGMETAFSTPSLYSAIRRVDDPGQSPALPEPSTQKRAAIVIDDFGNKMGGTEDMLALPFPITVAVMPFLQTTKADAEAAHAAGKEVIIHLPMEPKIARKSWLGPGVISTDLKNDEIRKRVHAAIDEVPHAIGINNHMGSKATGDERVMKLVLEVCKERGLFFLDSHTNYWSIACRKAKEVGVPCIENHLFLDDIHTKKHISQQVRLLDKHLKEHSTCVTIGHVGRYGSLTAAVLREQIPALTEKSGIRIVRISELVPKPK; this comes from the coding sequence ATGAAACAAATTGCATTCCGCTCCTTCTTCCTGTTTTCCTTTCTGGTTTTTTTCAGCTTGATTTTGGGGATGGAAACGGCCTTCTCAACTCCTTCCCTTTATTCGGCAATTAGGAGAGTAGATGATCCCGGCCAGTCTCCGGCTCTTCCTGAACCCTCTACCCAAAAGCGCGCGGCCATTGTCATTGATGATTTCGGCAATAAAATGGGAGGAACAGAAGATATGCTCGCTCTCCCTTTCCCTATCACTGTGGCGGTTATGCCTTTCCTGCAGACGACCAAAGCCGATGCGGAAGCCGCTCATGCTGCCGGCAAAGAAGTGATTATCCACCTGCCCATGGAACCAAAAATCGCTAGAAAAAGCTGGCTCGGTCCTGGTGTGATTTCAACCGATTTGAAAAATGACGAGATCCGTAAACGGGTTCATGCCGCTATCGACGAGGTTCCCCATGCTATCGGAATCAACAATCATATGGGGTCCAAGGCGACCGGGGATGAAAGAGTGATGAAACTTGTGCTCGAGGTTTGCAAAGAACGCGGCCTGTTTTTCCTGGACAGCCACACTAATTATTGGAGCATAGCCTGCAGAAAAGCGAAGGAAGTCGGAGTACCCTGCATAGAGAATCATCTTTTCCTGGACGATATACATACCAAAAAGCATATCTCCCAGCAGGTCCGACTGTTGGACAAGCATCTGAAGGAGCATTCTACCTGTGTAACGATTGGACATGTGGGGCGTTACGGCAGCCTGACAGCCGCAGTGCTGAGAGAACAAATTCCGGCACTTACAGAAAAATCAGGCATCCGGATTGTCCGGATTTCCGAACTCGTTCCAAAGCCCAAATGA
- a CDS encoding Ger(x)C family spore germination protein has translation MRRKIQLALLSLSILALAGCGDRIDVEDATLALLYGMELEDDHLNIYEMNPVFNKNAEKKYEMYKVSTDTTRHARPIFNSKMNGQLVTGKVQVLMFSNDMLEKEGIMPYLDSLYRDAKNAANMRLITVKGSVSSILNSEFKDKPILPTYLTNLIDVGKRTNQAAFVTNQEFHTQAFEKGITPAITEIQKKEENIQISGSSLLDNRGKYRASLSRRESAFMVMLQRKANMPLSITLTMPTEFKRPSLLKNISGKDFITMTVFNTKRKVKTRFSQGQFAFDVHLKMEVAIEERTFEANIDNELRNFTRVLNEQIKKELDALLEKIRQNKLDPIGFGIYARAFCYPEWKKVKDNWPETFAEAKVNIYPDITIRDHGVTE, from the coding sequence GTGAGGCGAAAAATTCAACTGGCCCTTCTTTCGTTAAGCATACTCGCCTTAGCTGGCTGCGGAGACCGGATAGATGTGGAAGATGCTACACTAGCCCTCTTGTATGGAATGGAATTAGAGGATGATCACCTGAACATCTACGAAATGAATCCGGTATTTAACAAAAATGCTGAAAAAAAATATGAAATGTACAAGGTAAGTACTGACACAACGCGGCATGCCAGGCCTATCTTTAACAGCAAGATGAACGGACAGCTAGTCACAGGGAAAGTACAGGTTCTGATGTTCAGCAACGACATGTTGGAGAAAGAAGGGATTATGCCGTATTTGGACAGCCTCTACCGGGATGCCAAAAACGCCGCCAATATGCGTCTTATTACGGTCAAGGGTTCGGTTTCCTCGATCTTGAACAGCGAGTTTAAAGACAAACCGATTCTGCCGACTTATCTTACAAATCTGATCGATGTAGGAAAGCGGACAAATCAGGCGGCTTTTGTAACGAACCAGGAATTTCACACTCAAGCTTTTGAAAAAGGGATTACTCCTGCCATTACAGAAATCCAAAAAAAGGAGGAAAACATCCAAATCTCCGGATCTTCCCTTTTGGATAACAGGGGAAAGTATAGGGCCTCTTTGAGCAGGAGGGAAAGCGCCTTTATGGTTATGCTTCAGCGTAAGGCCAATATGCCCCTGAGTATTACCCTCACTATGCCGACGGAATTCAAGCGTCCAAGCCTTCTTAAAAACATAAGCGGGAAGGATTTTATCACCATGACCGTTTTCAATACCAAACGCAAAGTGAAAACGCGCTTTTCTCAGGGCCAATTTGCTTTCGATGTTCACCTTAAAATGGAGGTGGCCATTGAGGAGCGGACATTCGAGGCTAATATAGATAACGAACTCCGGAACTTCACCAGGGTCTTGAATGAACAAATCAAAAAAGAATTGGATGCTCTGCTTGAAAAAATCCGGCAGAATAAGCTGGACCCTATCGGGTTTGGCATTTATGCCCGTGCTTTTTGTTATCCCGAGTGGAAAAAGGTCAAGGATAACTGGCCGGAAACTTTTGCCGAGGCCAAGGTCAATATTTATCCCGATATCACGATACGGGATCATGGTGTCACCGAATAA